A window of the Dryobates pubescens isolate bDryPub1 chromosome 36, bDryPub1.pri, whole genome shotgun sequence genome harbors these coding sequences:
- the LOC104298179 gene encoding keratin, type I cytoskeletal 15, with amino-acid sequence MATSFLHSSSSTYGGSFGAGGGSSSRLSSIRAGGACRAPSIHGGSGGRGVSISSARYSSCSGGGYGGGLSAGFGGGYGGGFGGFGGGAVCGFGGGAGFGGGAGFGGGSGFGGGFDLGGGDGLLSGNEKVTMQNLNDRLASYLDKVRALEEANSDLEVKIRDWYQKQAPSSPARDYSHYYKIIEDLRDKILAATIDNSRVVLEIDNARLAADDFRLKYENELYLRQSVESDINGLRRVLDELTLSRADLEMQIETLKEELAYLKKNHEEEMKEFSSQLSGTVNVEMDAAPGIDLTRVLAEMREQYEALAEKNRKDAEQWFFTQTDELNREVASHTQEIQSGKSEITELRRSVQSLEIELQSQLSMKAGLEANLRDTEGRYCAQLAQLQGLIGGVEEQLAELRCDMERQNQEYRCLMDIKTRLEQEISTYRQLLEGQDSQLSGVIPKDGSLSTSRIRSVVEGEAKPASRDRRF; translated from the exons ATGGCCACTTCCTTCCTGCACAGCTCTTCTTCTACCTACGGGGGGAGctttggggctgggggcggcAGCAGCTCTCGCCTGTCCTCCATCCGGGCCGGGGGAGCCTGCCGAGCTCCAAGCATCCACGGGGGCTCCGGTGGCAGGGGGGTCTCCATCTCCTCAGCTAGGTACAGCTCCTGTTCGGGAGGAGGCTACGGTGGGGGcttgtctgctggctttggtggTGGCTATGGAGGAGGCTTTGGTGGCTTTGGTGGTGGTGCAGTCTGTGGCTTTGGGGGAGGGGCTGGCTTTGGTGGAGGGGCtggctttgggggggggtctgGCTTTGGGGGAGGCTTTGACCTCGGTGGGGGCGATGGGCTGCTGTCTGGCAATGAGAAGGTCACCATGCAGAACCTGAACGACCGCCTGGCCTCCTACCTGGACAAGGTGCGAGCTCTGGAGGAGGCAAACTCCGACCTGGAGGTGAAAATCCGAGACTGGTACCAGaagcaggctcccagcagcccagccagggacTACAGCCACTACTACAAGATCATAGAGGATCTCCGGGACAAG ATCCTTGCAGCTACCATCGACAACTCCAGGGTGGTCCTGGAGATCGACAacgccaggctggctgcagatgaCTTCAGGCTGAA GTATGAGAATGAGTTGTACCTGCGCCAGAGCGTGGAGTCTGACATCAACGGCCTGAGGAGGGTCCTGGACGAGCTGACCCTGTCCAGAGCTGACCTGGAGATGCAGATTGAGACCCTGAAGGAGGAGCTGGCCTACCTCAAGAAGAACCACGAGGAG GAGATGAAGGAGTTCTCCAGCCAGCTCAGCGGGACGGTCAACGTGGAGATGGACGCGGCGCCGGGCATCGACCTGACCAGGGTGCTGGCGGAGATGCGGGAGCAGTACGAGGCTCTGGCCGAGAAGAACCGCAAGGACGCCGAGCAGTGGTTCTTCACCCAG ACCGATGAGCTGAACCGGGAGGTGGCCTCCCACACGCAGGAGATCCAGAGCGGCAAGTCGGAGATCACGGAGCTGCGGCGCTCGGTGCAGAGCCTGGAGATCGAGCTGCAGTCCCAGCTCAGCATG aaagCCGGCCTGGAGGCCAACCTGCGGGACACGGAGGGGCGGTACTGCGCGCAGCTGGcgcagctgcaggggctgatCGGCGGcgtggaggagcagctggcagagctgcgcTGCGACATGGAGCGGCAGAACCAGGAGTACCGCTGCCTGATGGACATCAAGACCCGCCTGGAGCAGGAGATCTCCACCTACcgccagctgctggagggccaGGACTCACA GCTCTCTGGAGTGATCCCTAAGGATG GGTCtctgagcacttccaggatcCGCTCGGTGGTGGAGGGCGAGGCCAAGCCTGCCTCTCGCGACAGGAGGTTCTGA
- the KRT23 gene encoding keratin, type I cytoskeletal 23, with translation MSTSQGPLQFFPGSLRGGSGCGLAPPGPSYRPPGADGGASGAHPFSPARPLWLPAGGGAAWAGFSERHGESIFLRGSEKQTMQNLNDRLAAYLDKVRALEAANAQLESCILEWHKTKSHGQRQDFSQYEQHVTDMQRQIEDGKITNASILLQIDNASMASEDFRLKLEAERARRQGVQLDVENLRKELDGLTIVTTDLEMEIESLREEHILRRKDHEEDMEANRSPQDLRVDVKVKAAPPEDLAKILAAIREDYEAIIEKNRQSLDSWYREQSSATTLAASPDPEQLQRNENEIKDLKRTLQALDIELQAQMSKKQMLEDSLAATRSSYAAALQDMQRIICRSERELGQLRHDLKQQNNQYKVLLGIKTRLEKEISTYRLLLEGKAEGVPRKSESKAEEPAELASRKIKAIVHDSVDGQVVASTINELPQQA, from the exons ATGAGCACCAGCCAAGGCCCCTTGCAGTTCTTTCCTGGGTCCCTGAGGGGTGGCTCAGGGTGTGGGTTGGCCCCGCCAGGACCTTCCTACAGGCCTCCGGGGGCAGACGGTGGAGCCAGCGGCGCTCATCCCTTCTCCCCCGCCAGACctctctggctgcctgctggaggaggggcagcctgggcaggcttCAGCGAGCGCCATGGGGAGAGCATCTTCCTGAGGGGGAGCGAGAAGCAGACCATGCAGAACCTGAATGACCGTTTGGCTGCCTACCTGGACAAGGTCCGTGCCCTGGAAGCAGCCAACgctcagctggagagctgcatccTGGAGTGGCACAAGACAAAGTCCCACGGGCAGAGGCAGGACTTCAGCCAGTACGAGCAGCACGTCACCGACATGCAGAGGCAG ATCGAGGATGGCAAAATCACCAACgccagcatcctgctgcagaTCGACAATGCCAGCATGGCCTCCGAGGACTTCAGGCTCAA gctggaggcGGAGCGCGCTCGCCGGCAGGGAGTGCAGCTGGATGTGGAGAACCTGCGGAAGGAGCTGGATGGCCTGACCATAGTGACCACAGACCTGGAGATGGAGATTGAGAGCCTGAGGGAAGAGCACATCCTGAGGAGGAAAGACCACGAGGAG GACATGGAAGCCAATCGCTCCCCACAGGACCTCAGAGTGGATGTGAAGGTGAAAGCTGCACCCCCTGAGGACTTGGCCAAGATCCTGGCTGCCATCAGGGAGGACTACGAAGCCATCATCGAGAAGAACAGGCAGAGCCTGGACAGTTGGTACAGGGAGCAG agctcagccacgACCCTGGCAGCGAGCCCTGACCCGGAGCAGCTGCAGCGCAACGAGAATGAGATCAAGGACCTGAAGCGCACCCTGCAGGCCCTGGACATCgagctgcaggcacagatgAGTAAG AAGCAGATGCTGGAGGACAGCCTGGCCGCCACGCGCAGCTCCTACGCCGCCGCGCTGCAGGACATGCAGCGCATCATCTGCAGGAGCGAgcgggagctggggcagctgcgcCACGACCTCAAGCAGCAGAACAATCAGtacaaggtgctgctgggcatcaaaaccaggctggagaaggagatcTCCACCTAccgcctgctgctggaggggaaggctgaggg GGTACCAAGGAAATCTGAATCAAAAGCTGAAg AGCCTGCCGAGCTGGCCAGCAGGAAGATCAAAGCCATTGTCCACGACAGTGTGGATGGGCAGGTGGTGGCCTCCACCATCAACGAGCTCCCCCAGCAGGCCTGA
- the LOC104298181 gene encoding keratin, type I cytoskeletal 20, which produces MAFSTRSIQLGTGPLQQSSATSVVSRRVAVQKVPAPSVYGGAGGSGTRISSGYRQGLGGSLQLSITGSDVLLAGTEKSTMQNLNDRLASYLERVRSLERANSLLERQITEWYEKNSLGVRQDYSPYFKTIEELQSQISAAQLDNARLVLQIDNAKLAADDFRLKYENELLLRQSVESDISGLLRVRDDLTLTTADLEAQIESMKEELIFLKKSHEEEVTRLHKQVGGSVSVEVDAAPAVDLASIMEKMRTQYEELAEKNRQEAKERFEKQTEELNQEVAINVEQLQVQRKEVTERRQIFQSLELELQSILGMQRSLEGSLAEVEARYSYQLAQIQDTIGSLEAQLRQLRADMEAQGSQHSLLLDAKTRLELEIATYRRLLEGEDIGDTSPTLSCFSLPESSKIKKIKTIVEEVVDGKVVSSQVKEVEERV; this is translated from the exons ATGGCCTTCTCCACCCGCAGcatccagctgggcacaggcccCCTGCAGCAGTCCAGCGCCACCAGTGTGGTCTCCAGGAGGGTGGCGGTGCAGAAGGTGCCGGCGCCCAGCGTGTACGGCGGTGCCGGCGGCTCCGGCACGCGGATCTCCAGCGGCTACcggcagggcctggggggcagcctgcagctcagcatcacTGGCAGcgatgtgctgctggctggcaccgAGAAATCCACCATGCAGAACCTCAACGACCGCCTGGCCTCCTACCTGGAGAGGGTTCGCTCCCTGGAGAGGGCAAACTCCCTGCTGGAGAGGCAGATCACGGAGTGGTACGAGAAGAACAGCCTGGGGGTCAGGCAGGACTACAGCCCCTACTTCAAAACCATCGAGGAGCTCCAAAGCCAG AtcagtgctgcacagctggaCAATGCACGGCTGGTCCTGCAGATTGACAATGCCAAGCTGGCTGCTGATGACTTCAGGCTGAA GTACGAGAacgagctgctgctcaggcagagcgTGGAGAGCGACATCAGCGGCCTGCTGCGGGTGCGAGACGACCTGACCCTCACCACGGCTGACCTGGAGGCTCAGATCGAGAGCATGAAGGAGGAGCTCATCTTCCTCAAGAAGAGCCACGAGGAG gaggtcaCCAGGCTGCACAAGCAGGTGGGAGGCTCGGTCAGTGTTGAGGTGgatgctgctccagctgtggacCTTGCAAGCATCATGGAGAAGATGAGGACACAGTatgaggagctggcagagaagaACCGCCAGGAAGCCAAGGAACGCTTTGAGAAGCAG actGAAGAGCTGAACCAGGAGGTAGCCATCAAcgtggagcagctgcaggtgcaGAGGAAAGAGGTGACAGAGCGGAGGCAGATCTtccagagcctggagctggagctgcagtccaTCCTCGGCATG CAAAGGTCCCTGGAGGGCTCCCTGGCCGAGGTGGAGGCTCGTTACAGCTACCAGCTGGCGCAGATCCAGGACACCATCGGCAGCCTGGAGGCGCAGCTGCGGCAGCTGCGGGCGGACATGGAGGCgcagggcagccagcacagcctgctgctggacgCCAAGACGCGCCTGGAGCTGGAGATCGCCACGTACCGGCggctgctggagggggaggACATCGG ggacacttcaccaACTCTCTCTTGCTTCTCGTTACCAGAGTCAAGTAAAATCAAGAAGATCAAAACCATCgttgaggaggtggtggatggcAAAGTTGTCTCCTCTCAGGTCAAAGAGGTTGAAGAGAGGGTGTAG
- the LOC104298172 gene encoding keratin, type I cytoskeletal 12: protein MALSVRTSGGSRQSSRSGFGGGSLRMATSGGGGGGGGGFGGSGLGFGAGAGGGFGAASVLGSSSGFSSGFSSSAGGGLGSSAFGGGFGGGFGGGFGGGLGGGYGGGLGSAYGGGLGSGFGSSSGAGFGGGFGPGGAGDGGLLSGSKKETMQNLNDRLAAYLDKVRSLEDANTELERKIREWYERNGPGTAMPGAGNDYSKFCPLIEDLRSRIITATIDNARVILQVDNARLAADDFRLKYENEVALHQSVEADINGLRRVLDELTLTRADLEMQIESLNEELAYLKKNHEEELQGIQSSTVGQVSVEMDAAPGTDLTKLLNDMRGQYEVIAEQNRREAEAWFNEKSGELKREISTHTEQLQSGKSEITDLKRTLQSLEIELQSQLAMKKSLEDTLAETEGGYCAQLQQMQLQIGNLESQLFQVRADTERQNAEYQQLLDIKSRLEMEIETYRRLLDGELLSSGQAVTFESSSLMGSKSQTQSLDSSQDPTKTRKIKTIVEEVVDGKVVSSQVKEVEEKM from the exons ATGGCCCTGTCCGTGCGCACCAGTGGGGGCTCCAGGCAGTCCTCTCGCAGTGGGTTTGGAGGGGGATCCCTGAGAATGGCCAcgtctggggggggagggggaggaggaggaggctttgGTGGCAGTGGCCTCGGGTTcggtgctggagctggtggaggtttCGGTGCCGCTTCTGTGCTTGGCTCCAGCTCCGGCTTCAGCtcaggcttcagcagcagcgCAGGGGGAGGCCTGGGGAGCAGTGCCTTTGGTGGAGGCTTTGGTGGAGGCTTTGGTGGAggctttggtggtggtttgggtggtGGCTACGGAGGTGGCTTAGGAAGTGCCTATGGCGGGGGGCTAGGAAGCGGCTTCGGCAGCAGCTCCGGCGCTGGGTTCGGAGGTGGCTTTGGCCCTGGCGGTGCTGGGGACGGAGGCCTCCTCTCTGGCTCCAAAAAGGAAACCATGCAGAACCTCAACGACCGCCTGGCTGCTTACCTGGACAAGGTCAGGTCCCTGGAGGATGCCAACACCGAGCTGGAGAGGAAGATCCGGGAGTGGTACGAGAGGAACGGCCCCGGCACAgccatgccaggggctggcaatGACTACAGCAAGTTCTGCCCTCTGATCGAGGACCTGCGCAGCAGG ATCATCACAGCCACCATCGACAATGCCAGAGTCATCCTGCAGGTGGACaatgccaggctggctgccGATGACTTCAGGCTGAA GTATGAGAACGAGGTGGCTCTGCACCAGAGCGTGGAGGCTGACATCAACGGCCTGAGGAGGGTCCTGGACGAGCTGACCCTGACCAGAGCTGACCTGGAGATGCAGATTGAAAGCCTCAATGAGGAGCTGGCCTACCTCAAGAAGAACCACGAGGAG gagcttcagggcatccagagcagcacagttgGCCAAGTCAGTGTTGAGATGGATGCTGCTCCAGGGACCGACCTGACCAAGCTCCTGAACGACATGAGGGGGCAGTACGAAGTCATCGCCGAGCAGAACCGCAGGGAGGCTGAAGCGTGGTTCAACGAGAAG AGTGGGGAGCTGAAGAGGGAAATCTCCACCcacactgagcagctgcagtcagGCAAGAGCGAGATCACAGACCTGAAACggaccctgcagagcctggagatCGAGCTGCAGTCCCAGCTGGCCATG AAAAAATCCCTGGAGGACACTTTGGCAGAGACAGAAGGAGGTTactgtgctcagctccagcaaatGCAGCTCCAGATCGGGAACCTGGAGTCGCAGCTGTTCCAGGTGCGGGCTGACACGGAGCGGCAGAACGCGGagtaccagcagctgctggacatCAAAAGCCGCCTGGAGATGGAGATCGAAACCTACCGGCGCCTGCTGGACGGCGAACTGCT GAGCTCAGGACAGGCAGTTACATTTGAAAGCTCATCCTTGATGGGGTCCAAGTCACAAACACAATCCCTGGACTCTTCTCAGG ATCCTACCAAAACCAGAAAGATCAAGACAATAGTTGAAGAGGTGGTAGATGGCAAAGTTGTTTCTTCCCAAGTTAAGGAAGTGGAAGAGAAGATGTGA